In the genome of Massilia sp. UMI-21, the window TCACATTCTGTACGTGGAGGGCGTTGCCAGCGTCACGGCGCACCCGCACGCCGGCGCGCAGGTTGACCGCCTGGTGGGCGATCCCATGTTTGCGTGAGAACGCCCGGTAGGCGGCATTGGCGTCGCTGACCAGGAGTGCTTGCCGGTCGAGCCTGGGCAGCAGGTAGCGTTCCAGGTGCACCGCCCTCAAGGCCCCGCGCCCGACCAGCGCGCCGATGGTCTGCCTGCCGCGGTCACGCGCGACCAGGATGCAGTCGAGCTCGCTCGAGATGCCGCGTTTGCGCGCCGCGCCGCCACGCTTCCTCGGCGCCCGGTCCAGCTTGCGCGCGCCCTTTTGCGATTCCAGGATGAACATTTCATCGGCCTCGACGATGCCGCTCAGTTGTTGCGGCAAGTCGTGCTTGACCCGGTCGACGAAGCGGTGGCGCCAGCGAAACGCGGTGTTGCGGTGCACGCCGACATCAAGGGCGGCGCGGCGCACCGATTTGGCCCCGATCAATGCGTCCAGGTAGTCGAGCCATTTTTCGCGCAGCCGCAGCCGCGCAAAAGGCGTGCCGCTCAGGTCGTTGAAGCTGCGGCCGCATTCCCGGCAGCGGTAGCGCTGCAGGCCATTGGCATGGCCGTGCCGGTAGCAGCGCGTGCAGGCGCAGCGCGGACACGCGCGTTGGGGTGCGCGGATCTGCTCGATGAGGGCGACGGTCCGGTCCAGCCCTGCGGCCGGATGCAATGCCGCCAGTGTTTGTTGGCGCTGCGCCCCGTTCAGCGCGGGCAGCCGCGCGAACCATTTCTTGAAGCTGGGTGTTTTCACGGCCGCTTCCTGTCGATGGAGACAGGTGTTCGACCAGGGAGATGCTCAGCAGTTCAGGGCTCATCCATAGTTAACGCTGACAGAGCCAATGAAAAAACCGCGGCATGACCGCGGTTTTTCTGGTTGTGCGCGACGCGCCGGACAGGTCTTATTCCTGCCATTCCTGCAGTGCGCGGATGGCGGCTTCGCCGTTGCGGATCGCCTTTACGCGGCGCACGATCTCGTTGCGCCAGGCTTCGTCGGCATCCTCGTCGACATCGACGTCCTGCAGCAGAAGGCGGACCAGGGCGTGCTTGTCCGCTTCGCTCAGCGTCTGGATCTGTTCTGCGATCTCGGAAACCAGGTTCGACATGATGCTCCTTCCGGCTAATATTTCGCAAATATTACCTGCAGTTCTATGGGTTGTCGACAGGAACCATGTTGTCCGCGGGTTTTCGATCGATTAATTTGTTATCGGGGTCGATACCGGCCCGTGCCGGACGTGCATTCACCACCAGCGTGACGGTCTGGCTGGCCTGGTCGACCAGGCGCCGTTCGCGTGCCAGCGGATTGCCGTTGCGGTCATCGGCGCCGAACTCGATGTAGTCCCTGAGCGGCGCCGGCTGCTCGTCGCCCAGTTCGCCGGCGCGCACCTTGCCCGCATGCGCCTTGATCGTCACCTCGAACTTGCCGTCCTTGCGCTGGCGGACGGTGGCGCTGTCGGCGCGGTTTTCGTACAGGACGATGTGCTCGAACAGGTCGTCGATCAGGTAGGCCTTGTCGGGCGGCGTCACGGCGCGCAGCGCATCCACCAGCGCCAGCACGGTCGGGTAGGGCGCGCCCTTGAACGCATGCTTCTCGAGCAGGCCGCGCAGCACGCCGTTGACGGTGTCTTCTCCCAGCAGGTCGGCCAGCAGGTACAGCGCCAGGCTGCCCTTGCGGTAGTGGACGTAGTCCTGGTTCTCGTTCTGGGCCAGCGGCAGCTCCTTGCGGCGTTCGGTGGCGCGGCCCATCAGGTAGGCGTCGAGGTTGTAGCGCAGGAAGCGGCGCATCTTCTGTCCGCCGGCTGCGCGCTTCATCACCATCAGCGCGGTGTACTCGGACAGGCTTTCCGACAGCACGGTAGCGCCGCGCGTGTTGGCGCCCACCAGCTGGTGACCCCACCACTGGTGCGCGGTCTCGTGGGCGCTGACGTAGAACGGGTAATCGATGTCCTTCGGCGAATCCTCGTCGATGCGGGCGATGAAGCCCATGCTTTCCGAGAACGGGATGGTGCCGGGAAAAGCCTGCGCATAGCTGGCGTAGCGCGGGAACTCGACGATGCGCAGTTCGCGGAAAGGGTAGGGGCCGAAGCGGCGCGCAGCGTACTCCAGGCCGGCCTGGGCGCCGCGGATCATGCGCTCGACGTTGGCTTCGTGGCCCGGATGGTAGAACACGTCGATGGTCACGTCCTGCCAGCGGTCGTGCCGCACCTCGTAGCGCGCCGACTGGATCGCATAGAAGTTCAGGATCGGCCTGTCCATCCGGTAGTGGAAGTAGCGGCGGCCCTTGTCGATCCATTCCTTTTCGAGGGTGCCGGGCGCGATCGCGATCTGGTCGGGAGAGGTAGCGAGCACGGCGTCGAAGCCGATCCAGCCGGCGTCCACGCCCAGGCTGTGGTTGGCGCGCGCGGCCTGGTCGTCGCGCGCCGCCATCGGGTCTTTCGGCGCGAGGCCGCGCCGCTTGCGGTCGCGCTCGTCCGTCAGCTCCACGGCCGGCTGGTAGCCGATGCGCGGCATGACCTCGTTGGTAAAGAAGGTCCCGTTCCGGATCACCGGGGTCTCGCTTCCCAGGTCCAGCAGGCCGCCCGGCGCATACCCGACGCGGAACCGGAAGTCCATGCGCGCACCCGGCTGCAAGGGCTGGGCCAGGCGGTAGTGATAGAAACCGTGCTCGGGATCGGCCAGCACCAGGCGCGCCGGCAGCGAGAAGCGCGTGGCCAGCGCGGCGCCGCGCTGCTGGTACAGGACGATGTCCTGGACCGGGACCGTGTTGCGGTTGAGCAGCTCGTATACGCCGTTCACGCTCAGCGAGCGCGTCTCGGGCCGCAGGTCGGCCTCCAGGTGCACGTCGACGATGCGCGGCTGCGGCAGCTTCGCGTAGCGGCGGTAGCGCAGTTCGTATTCGGCGCGCAGGCTTTCCTGCCGGGCGCTGGTCCGGTAGCCACCCGCGTCCAGTTCATAGGCCAGCAGCGCGCCGGTGCCGGCGAACACCAGCAGGCCCGCGCCGAAGCCGGCCAGCACTGGCCTGGACAGGTTGCGGCGCGCCAGGCGCAGGCGCTCGCGCCAGCCGTCGTCGACCCCGCGCGCCCACAGCACGCGCGCCGCCACCATCAGCATCAGGGCCAGGCCGCTCCAGTACAGCTGGAACAGGTGCTCGCGCAGCAAGTAGTGGCCGAAGCCGTTCATCGCCGAGTAGGTGAAGGGCGGGGTGCTGCCGTACACCAGCATCGGGTGGTCGAGGCCGACGCCCTGCGCGGTGGCGGTCACCAGGTACACGGCGATCAGGATGAAATAGGCCAGGTAGCGGTTGTTGACGATCACCTGCACCGCGACCGCCGCCACCGCCAGCAGCGCATACTGCGGCAGCAGCACGGTGAACAGGAAGCGCAGGTACAGGCCCGGCTCGAGGACGAACCAGCCCTTGAACAGCTGGATCAGCATGCCCACCACCATCGCCATCGCCAGCAGCAGGGCCTGCAGGCCGACCAGGGCCAGGGTCTTGCCGACCAGGGGCAGCCAGGTCGGCGCCGGCATGGCATCGAGCATCTGGGCCATGCGCGCCTCGCGTTCGCGCCACACCATCTCGCCGGCGAACAGGGTGGTCACCACCAGCATGTACAGCGCGAACACCTCGCGGATCAGGTCCAGCACCATGTAGGTGACCGGATAGGTATTGGTGCCGTAGATCGCGCCGAGGTCGAGCGCGCTGGCGGCCAGGATCAGGACGCCGGCGATCGCCAGCGCCAGGAAGTACACGTTCTTGCTCGATTCGCGCAGGTTGTACCAGACCGACTTCCCCAGCAGCAGGCCCAGGCTGCGGCGCGCGAAGTCCGGTGCTTCGCGGGTGTCGACGGCGGCGCGGGACAGTTGCGGCGACGGTGGCGCGGGCGTGGCAGGGATGTCGCCCGGCTGCTGGCCCTTCTTGTGGCGCGGGTCGACGTTGTCGCTGGTGTGGAAGCGCCAGTAGCCGAGCAGCAGGACCACCAGCCCGAATCCCAGCCAGACCAGGCGGTTCACCAGGTACACGCCTTCCAGCGTGACGAGGCGCGTGTTGCGCTCGGCGATCGGCCAGTATTCTGTGAGGCGGATCAGGGCAGTGGTGCCGAAGGGGTCGATCAGCGCGGCCAGGGTCTTGTAGTCGAGGTCGCGCGCCAGCGAAGGCGCGACGATGTAGCCGATCATCATGACGATGCTGGCCACGTAGACCGGCAGCATGCGGCGCGACAGCGCCGCCAGCACGAAGAACAGGGAGCCGAAGATGAAGGTATTCGGCAGCAGCGTCAGCAGGTAAGGCAGCAGGTAGCTGGACAAGCCGTTCGGACCGAGGCGGTCGGGGTCGATGCCGGGGATGAAGCTGCCCAGCCAGGCGCCCAGCACGATGCTCGACAGGATGATCGCCAGGGTGACGAAGGCGCCCAGGAAGCGTCCCAGTACGTAGTCGGCCTTGCGAATCGGCGCACTGAAGAAGAAGTGCTGCATCTCGTATTCGAAGTCCTGCTGCACCGAGCGGCCCATGACGGCGGCCACCACCACCACGCCGAAGCAGCCGAGGAAGGCGGTGGTGAGCGCGATCTGGCGCGGCCCGTTGATCAGGACCCGGCCACCGAAGCTGACGATCGCATCGCGGAAGGCGCCGCCTGCCGCGGCCATCCACAGCATCGCCAGCGCCAGGAACATGCCGAAGTAGATCCAGGTGGACAGCAGCCGCAGCCGCTGCCGCGCCTCGAAGCCGGCGATGGCGAACAATGGGGAGATCATCGCTTGGCACGCATTCGTTAACAACTTCCCGCCGTGGGGTTATAGAGCGATTTGCCGGCGATGGTGGCGAAGTAGACGTCTTCCAGGCTGGCGCGGGCCGGCTCGAAGCCGTCGCCCGGATCGGTCTCGGAATACACGTGGATCAGGGTGCGGCCGGTGAGCAGGCGGGTGGAGATGACGTGGTGGCGCTTCTGGAACACCGGCAGTTCCTGCTTGGTGACGAAGCGCGCCCAGATGTAGTCCTCGATCTCGTAGGTCAGGTCTTGCGGGTCGCCGCACAGCAGCACATGGCCCTTGTTGATGATGGCCATGTTGGCGCACAGGTCGGCTACGTCGGACACGATGTGGGTGGACAGGATCACGGTCTTGTCCTGGCCGATCTCGGACAGCAGGTTGTGGAAGCGCACGCGCTCCTGCGGGTCGAGGCCGGCGGTGGGTTCGTCGACGATGATCAGGCGCGGGTCGCCCAGCAGGGCCTGGGCGATGCCGAAGCGCTGGCGCATGCCGCCCGAGAAGCCGCCGAGGCGCTGGTTGCGCACTTCCCAGAGGTTGGTCTGCTGGAGCAGGCCGTCGACCACCTCGCGCCGGCGGTGCTTGTGCGACAGGCCCTTGAGCTGGGCGAAATGGTCGAGCAGTTCGTAAGCGGTCACTTTCGGGTAGACGCCGAAATCCTGGGGCAGGTAGCCGAGCATGCGGCGCACCTCGTCCTTTTCGTCGAGGACGTCGATGTCGTCCAGGAAGACCGAACCCGAATCGCATTCCTGCAAGGTGGCGAGGATCCGCATCAGCGTCGATTTGCCGGCGCCGTTCGGACCGAGCAGGCCGAACATCCCGGACGGGATGGTCAGCGTGACACGGTCGAGCGCGACCACGCCATTGGCGTAGGTCTTCGACAAATTGCGGATTTTCAATTCCATACCATGTCCCCAAGCGTGCATATAAACCTTTTTCAACACTTGCATTGTATTAAATTGTCCTGGAGTTTGTGGGTACTCTGCGACACACGGAAGGTTTGGCGGCCCAGACTGCATAATCGGCGGACCGGGCGGTGACGGTATGCACCAATAGTTTCCGCATATAAACATGGCGCCACAGGCACATTCGGCCTGGAAACATGGATAATGGGGGCATGAACAAGGCCATCCAGGACAAGTTGCTGGCGCTGATGCGCGAGGGGCGTGATCGTACCGAGTCGACCGACTGGTTCCGGGTCGCGCTGGGCCTGTATTACCTGGCGGCGCTGATGACCGAAGAGGCGATCGATTTCAAGAAGGTCGACCGCGGCTTCAACCGCTTCATCTATCACACGCTGGGCAAGGGCCACACCATTACCAGCGTGCTGCAGTACATGAGCGGCGCCAGGGTCATGCCCACCGTCGGGTGCGCGCGTTTCATGGACGCGTTCCGGCGCCACTGCCCGGAAGTGCCGCCCGCATCGATTCCCTTCCTGCTCGAGCTGAACCTGGGGGTGGCGAAGAACATCTCGGGGCTGGAGGCGGAGGGCCCGCTGGCCGACTGGATCGCCCGCAGCAAGGCCGAGCTGGAAGCGGGAGCGCCAGGCGCCCAAGGCCCGGCACAAGGCCTATAATGATGTTTTCGAATATCGCATCGACAACTTTATGAGTGCATACCGTTCCAACTCTTCCCTCGACAGCCTGATCGCCGGTTTCGACAAGGCCCTGCGCGTGGTGGGCGGCGTGGCATCGTCGTCGCGCCCGAATCCCGGCCTGCACGCCACCGACTGCGAGCTGAGCGAGGACGAGCGCCGCCATAGCGCCGGCCTGATGCGCGTCAACCACGTCGGCGAGGTGTGTGCGCAGGCGCTGTACGATTCGCAGGCGCGCTTCGGCAAGAGCCCGGCGATCCGCAAGCAGTTCGAAAAGTCGGCGCGCGAGGAAGAAGACCACCTGGCGTGGACCGCCGAGCGCCTGTCCGACCTGGGTTCGCAGCCGAGCCTGCTCAATCCGCTGTGGTATGCCGGTTCCTATGTGCTGGGCAGCATTGCCGCCAAGCTGGGCGACCCGCACAGCCTGGGCTTCGTGGTCGAGACCGAGCGCCAGGTCGAGGCGCACCTGAACCGGCACCTGGAGGAGCTGCCGCCGCAGGACGCCAAGTCGCGCGCCATCGTCGACCAGATGCGGGTCGATGAAATCGCGCACGGCGCGGCGGCGCAGGCGCTGGGGGCGGCCGACACGCCCGTGCCGGTCAAGCTGCTGATGACGGCGATGTCGAAGGTGATGACCACCACCGCATACCACATCTGACGCCGCATCCGGCGCCCCGGGGATCAGACTTCGACAATCTCCACCGTGTGCGTGATCTCGGCCGTCTTGGCCAACATGATCGAGGCGGAGCAATACTTTTCGTGCGACAGGCTGACGGCGCGCTCGACGGCCGCCGGCTTCAGATTGCGGCCGGTGACCGTGAAGTGGAAGTTAATCTTGGTGAACACCTTGGGTTCGGTCTCCGCGCGCTCGGCCTGCAGCGTCACGTCGCAGCCGCGCACGTCCTCGCGCCCGCGCTTGAGGATCAGCACCACATCGTAGGCGGTGCAGCCGCCGGTGCCGACCAGCACCATCTCCATCGGGCGCGGCGCCAGGTTATGGCCGCCGCCATCCGGTGCGCCGTCCATCGTCACCATGTGGCCGCTGCCGGTCTCGGCACGGAAACTCATGCCCGACGGGCCGTTCCAGCTGACTTTCACTTCCATTGCTTTTTCTCCGCTGAGGATTGACTGCGGAACATTGTAAGGCAGACGGGGACGCCGTGTAACGGCGTCCCTGGATGAGAAGGCCTAGACGGCCAGCACGTAGCGCTCGCTCTTCATGCGCCAGCTGGAGAAGGCGATGATCAGGACGGCCGGGATGGCCGCGCACAGGAAGGTCATCAGGTAGGGCAGGGCGCCCAGGCTGCCGGCCTTCGACATTTCGGTGACCAGGGTCTGGTTCGACAGCATCGGCACCATGTACATCCAGTCCGCGGTCTTGAGGTCC includes:
- the coq7 gene encoding 2-polyprenyl-3-methyl-6-methoxy-1,4-benzoquinone monooxygenase, with translation MSAYRSNSSLDSLIAGFDKALRVVGGVASSSRPNPGLHATDCELSEDERRHSAGLMRVNHVGEVCAQALYDSQARFGKSPAIRKQFEKSAREEEDHLAWTAERLSDLGSQPSLLNPLWYAGSYVLGSIAAKLGDPHSLGFVVETERQVEAHLNRHLEELPPQDAKSRAIVDQMRVDEIAHGAAAQALGAADTPVPVKLLMTAMSKVMTTTAYHI
- a CDS encoding OsmC family protein; translation: MEVKVSWNGPSGMSFRAETGSGHMVTMDGAPDGGGHNLAPRPMEMVLVGTGGCTAYDVVLILKRGREDVRGCDVTLQAERAETEPKVFTKINFHFTVTGRNLKPAAVERAVSLSHEKYCSASIMLAKTAEITHTVEIVEV
- a CDS encoding addiction module protein, with the translated sequence MSNLVSEIAEQIQTLSEADKHALVRLLLQDVDVDEDADEAWRNEIVRRVKAIRNGEAAIRALQEWQE
- a CDS encoding IS1595 family transposase, with amino-acid sequence MKTPSFKKWFARLPALNGAQRQQTLAALHPAAGLDRTVALIEQIRAPQRACPRCACTRCYRHGHANGLQRYRCRECGRSFNDLSGTPFARLRLREKWLDYLDALIGAKSVRRAALDVGVHRNTAFRWRHRFVDRVKHDLPQQLSGIVEADEMFILESQKGARKLDRAPRKRGGAARKRGISSELDCILVARDRGRQTIGALVGRGALRAVHLERYLLPRLDRQALLVSDANAAYRAFSRKHGIAHQAVNLRAGVRVRRDAGNALHVQNVNAFHQRLRDWLARFRGVASRYLPNYLGWHRALDGARAIAAEQFLRIAIGGINR
- a CDS encoding ABC transporter ATP-binding protein, whose amino-acid sequence is MELKIRNLSKTYANGVVALDRVTLTIPSGMFGLLGPNGAGKSTLMRILATLQECDSGSVFLDDIDVLDEKDEVRRMLGYLPQDFGVYPKVTAYELLDHFAQLKGLSHKHRRREVVDGLLQQTNLWEVRNQRLGGFSGGMRQRFGIAQALLGDPRLIIVDEPTAGLDPQERVRFHNLLSEIGQDKTVILSTHIVSDVADLCANMAIINKGHVLLCGDPQDLTYEIEDYIWARFVTKQELPVFQKRHHVISTRLLTGRTLIHVYSETDPGDGFEPARASLEDVYFATIAGKSLYNPTAGSC